One Phaseolus vulgaris cultivar G19833 chromosome 4, P. vulgaris v2.0, whole genome shotgun sequence DNA window includes the following coding sequences:
- the LOC137837176 gene encoding agamous-like MADS-box protein AGL82, translating into MGRARITLKHISNERSRKTTFLRRKRGLMKKISEFSKKCGGEHCLIVFDDDNGDIGPMTSPQNPVEIHSTIQKYYESQLKNGKPHKTYGIDEFLENRKNMIEVEISKVDKQISNIKYPTWDPSMANMEEDQLKAFCAHVDAKMEACDQGIQLLKNKPLGLVSNMSQENTTATTSHPNQVNYLQSISQSEVLLDDFLNQLNDKNYGMVDFSNTVDVPLNSTNELSDLEFEELILGLSSCD; encoded by the coding sequence ATGGGTCGTGCAAGAATAACCTTAAAACACATCTCAAATGAAAGATCTCGCAAGACAACTTTCTTGCGAAGAAAGAGAGGACTAATGAAGAAGATCTCTGAATTTTCCAAGAAATGTGGTGGTGAGCACTGTTTGATTGTGTTTGATGATGATAATGGTGATATTGGGCCAATGACTTCACCCCAAAACCCGGTAGAGATACATTCCACGATTCAAAAGTATTATGAAAGTCAATTAAAGAATGGGAAACCTCACAAGACTTATGGTATTGACGAGTTTCTTGAGAATAGGAAAAACATGATTGAGGTTGAGATTTCCAAAGTGGATAAACAGATTAGCAACATCAAGTATCCCACTTGGGATCCCAGTATGGCAAACATGGAAGAGGATCAATTGAAGGCCTTTTGTGCTCATGTAGATGCCAAAATGGAAGCTTGTGATCAGGGAATTCAATTGTTGAAGAATAAGCCTTTGGGTTTGGTGTCAAACATGTCTCAAGAGAATACTACTGCTACCACCTCACATCCAAACCAAGTCAATTACTTGCAAAGCATCTCTCAAAGCGAAGTCCTTCTAGATGATTTCTTGAATCAACTTAATGATAAGAATTATGGAATGGTAGATTTTAGTAATACAGTTGATGTGCCACTAAATTCAACCAATGAACTTAGTGACTTGGAGTTTGAGGAATTGATTTTGGGACTTAGTAGTTGTGATTGA